A single genomic interval of Mucilaginibacter robiniae harbors:
- a CDS encoding outer membrane beta-barrel family protein translates to MKIPLLTTIFLCLFKFLTFAQSPYSIKGAVIDSASHQKMENATICVLNAKDSTLFKFTRATADGSFAIQNLNKGKFILLISYPKYADYVEHFNLDSAKTSADFGKLNMILKSKLLADVIIKAERAAIKIKGDTTEYNAGNFKIQPNAKVEDLLKQLPGIQVDKDGKITAQGQTVNKVLVDGEEFFGDDPTLVTKNLRADMVDKVQLYDKKSDQAAFTGVDDGQKTKTINIKLKEDKKNGYFGKVDGGVGTNKYYQTQAMFNAFKGKQKFSAYGTLANTGKTGLGWEDANKYGTSGGNVELMDGGGIAIYFDGGQDDLDSFDGRYNGEGIPTARTGGVHYDSKWNSDKESINANYKIGSLGVTGTKNTLTQNTLPSGIINSNNDQAFDNYMFRQKLDATYSVKLDTSSTLKFIVDGTVKNSKTRNDYNATSVRGNGVLLNQNKRSVDNDVDGKIFHANGLWTKKFKKVGRTVSLTVDELYNESDAHGYLKSNIKYYDTTGVQSSSQITDQYKTNKIRSSVLKSNLAYSEPLAKNFAAVINYGFSLNNSSADRESYNQSAPGQYNSLDTTLSNNYKFNQVYNEGGAIFNYNNKKKTIFSFGTKVAAVNYKQVNEYTNSIYKRSFINWNPQATYQYKFTKQSSIRIAYSGSTIQPTIDQLQPVRVNTDPLNITVGNPNLKPSFRNQFNFSYSSYKVLTDQYIGLYGNYSFTSNPIVSNTLTDSAGRSTYQSVNMGSKQSTNFYLSAYLSRKIKALSVNMGLNASTNGNTSYNYANNALNMSKSINYSASLYASKYKEKKYDAYVSFGPSYTISQSSLQSVNNNGYGLNGDANFNFYLPGKFQVGSDANYQYRAKTESFNQDFQRVTINARVAKTFFKQDNVKLTLSAYDLLNQNKGFDRSAQSNLLTQTTYTNIRRYFMLSLSWDFNKMGGTTAKK, encoded by the coding sequence ATGAAAATTCCTCTACTCACCACAATTTTTCTGTGTTTATTTAAATTCTTAACGTTTGCGCAATCACCGTATTCTATTAAAGGTGCAGTTATCGACTCCGCATCGCACCAGAAAATGGAAAACGCTACTATTTGTGTGCTAAATGCTAAAGACTCTACCCTATTTAAGTTTACACGCGCCACAGCTGACGGTAGTTTCGCCATCCAAAACTTAAATAAAGGGAAATTCATTCTGCTCATTAGCTATCCGAAATATGCCGATTATGTAGAGCACTTTAATTTGGATTCAGCTAAAACCAGTGCTGATTTTGGTAAGCTAAACATGATACTGAAATCAAAATTGCTGGCCGATGTAATTATTAAAGCGGAAAGAGCCGCCATAAAGATTAAAGGTGATACTACTGAATACAATGCTGGCAACTTTAAAATACAACCCAATGCCAAGGTAGAAGATTTATTAAAGCAGCTTCCTGGTATACAGGTAGATAAAGATGGTAAGATTACAGCCCAAGGGCAAACCGTGAATAAGGTTTTGGTGGATGGTGAAGAGTTTTTTGGCGATGATCCTACACTAGTTACTAAAAACTTACGTGCGGATATGGTTGATAAAGTGCAATTGTATGATAAAAAAAGCGATCAGGCGGCATTTACAGGTGTTGATGACGGGCAAAAAACAAAAACCATCAATATAAAGCTGAAAGAAGATAAGAAGAACGGTTATTTTGGTAAAGTAGATGGTGGTGTGGGTACCAACAAATATTACCAAACGCAAGCCATGTTCAATGCCTTTAAAGGTAAGCAAAAATTTTCGGCTTATGGTACTTTAGCGAACACCGGGAAAACCGGGTTAGGCTGGGAAGATGCCAATAAATACGGAACATCAGGGGGCAATGTTGAACTAATGGATGGCGGCGGTATAGCCATTTATTTCGATGGCGGGCAAGATGATTTAGATTCTTTTGATGGCCGTTACAACGGTGAAGGTATTCCAACGGCCAGAACCGGAGGGGTACATTATGATAGTAAATGGAACAGCGATAAGGAATCCATAAACGCAAACTACAAAATTGGCTCATTAGGAGTAACTGGTACCAAGAATACGTTAACGCAAAATACGTTACCATCAGGTATCATTAACAGCAATAACGACCAGGCTTTCGACAACTACATGTTCAGACAGAAGCTGGATGCAACTTACTCTGTTAAGCTGGATACTAGCTCAACATTGAAATTTATTGTAGATGGTACAGTGAAGAACAGTAAAACGCGTAACGATTATAATGCTACCAGCGTGCGTGGCAATGGTGTACTATTAAACCAGAACAAACGGAGTGTTGATAATGATGTAGATGGTAAAATATTTCATGCAAATGGTTTATGGACAAAGAAGTTTAAAAAAGTTGGGCGTACGGTATCATTAACTGTTGATGAACTTTATAACGAAAGTGATGCTCATGGTTATTTAAAATCTAACATCAAATATTACGATACAACTGGTGTTCAGAGCAGTTCGCAAATAACAGATCAGTATAAAACCAATAAAATCAGAAGCTCAGTTCTAAAAAGTAATTTGGCATATTCTGAACCTTTAGCCAAAAACTTTGCAGCAGTAATCAACTATGGCTTTAGTTTAAACAATAGTAGTGCTGATCGTGAGTCATACAACCAATCAGCACCTGGGCAATATAACTCATTGGATACTACCTTGAGTAATAATTATAAGTTCAACCAAGTGTATAATGAAGGCGGAGCCATCTTTAACTACAACAATAAAAAGAAAACCATATTTAGCTTTGGTACTAAAGTGGCCGCTGTAAATTACAAGCAGGTAAACGAATACACTAACAGTATTTATAAACGCAGCTTTATCAATTGGAACCCGCAGGCTACCTACCAGTATAAATTTACCAAGCAAAGCTCTATCCGTATAGCATATTCCGGCAGCACCATACAACCTACTATAGATCAGTTACAACCTGTGCGGGTAAATACTGACCCTCTGAATATAACTGTTGGTAACCCGAACTTAAAACCATCATTCAGAAATCAGTTTAACTTTAGCTATAGTTCTTATAAAGTATTAACGGATCAGTATATTGGCTTGTATGGTAATTACAGCTTTACTTCCAACCCTATAGTAAGCAACACGCTTACTGACTCTGCCGGTAGAAGTACCTACCAGTCGGTAAACATGGGTAGTAAGCAATCTACCAACTTTTATTTATCAGCTTATTTAAGCAGAAAAATAAAAGCATTGAGTGTTAACATGGGGCTAAACGCTTCTACCAACGGTAACACCTCATACAACTATGCGAACAATGCACTGAATATGTCTAAGTCTATCAACTATTCGGCAAGTTTGTACGCCTCTAAATACAAAGAGAAAAAATACGATGCTTATGTTTCTTTTGGTCCATCCTATACTATCAGCCAGTCATCCTTACAAAGCGTTAATAATAACGGATATGGTTTGAATGGTGATGCCAATTTTAACTTCTACTTACCGGGTAAGTTCCAGGTGGGTTCAGATGCTAATTATCAATACCGCGCCAAAACAGAATCATTCAATCAGGATTTTCAACGTGTAACCATTAACGCCCGAGTAGCAAAAACCTTCTTCAAGCAAGATAATGTAAAGCTTACCTTATCTGCTTATGATTTACTGAACCAGAATAAAGGTTTTGACCGAAGTGCTCAAAGCAACTTGCTTACACAAACCACTTATACTAACATCAGAAGATATTTTATGCTTTCATTGAGCTGGGACTTTAACAAAATGGGTGGTACTACTGCTAAAAAATAA
- a CDS encoding FUSC family protein, with amino-acid sequence MPLHSREIKSFFFSQYFSDGLRISMGLLLPAVVFAQFGMLATGVTLSLGAACMSVIDNPGPAIHKRNAMLIGNLVVFFITLITGFARYNLWVLGAEITFFFFLFSILIIYGNRAGNVGSAGVLAIIFTMDKALPVNAILPFCLTVSAGGIWYMAMSLLFFGIRPYRAAQQALGENIRDVVNYLRTKSDFYLSQTDLDANYRKLISQQILVSQHQDAVRELLFKSRLVVRESTNYSRMLLLTFVDLVDLFEQIMATHYDYSHMHEQYGHTGILEDIGHLLHRMGDELDNVGYAVLSNTSYDSIKRFDADLEQLKTKIDAIGATTPPTANMVLKKVLINLRDLSQKIVNIANYHTIRSSKKLIDNPNEVDYARFVSHQDFSPQVLINNLSFKSSAFRFALRVSLVSLLGLIITKSSALLYLIHSVTGKQVAFGQHSYWVLLTIIVILKPAYSLSKQRNFQRLVGTIVGGLIGVAILTLVHNGTAQVIILAILMIGAYSFIRINYIVSIMFMTPYVLILFKFLGVGHLNVAEERILDTIIGSVIAFAASYLVFPTWESEQLKIAMRDVITANVNYLIKIAENITGIAVSATNYKLARKDVYIKSAELAGAFERMNSEPKARQIKNKDVHKFVVLNHILSSYIATIASGLSGKELHKTRPENLKMVKRSINVLNDTARKLGGTAIEFIGDKPIVAAQEQSELSGDETLLKDQLGFINKISTDVAKVSDDYLK; translated from the coding sequence ATGCCTTTACACAGCCGCGAAATAAAAAGCTTTTTTTTTAGTCAGTATTTTTCTGATGGGCTGCGTATTAGTATGGGCTTGTTGCTGCCAGCTGTAGTGTTTGCACAGTTCGGCATGCTGGCAACCGGAGTAACATTGTCTTTAGGTGCGGCCTGCATGAGTGTGATTGATAACCCAGGACCAGCCATACACAAGCGTAATGCTATGCTGATCGGCAACCTGGTGGTATTTTTTATCACTTTAATTACTGGCTTTGCACGTTATAACTTATGGGTGCTTGGCGCGGAAATTACTTTCTTTTTTTTCCTATTTTCTATTCTGATTATTTATGGCAACAGAGCTGGTAATGTAGGTTCGGCAGGCGTGCTGGCTATTATTTTTACTATGGATAAAGCTTTGCCAGTTAATGCAATACTCCCCTTTTGCTTAACGGTATCAGCTGGTGGTATATGGTACATGGCCATGAGCCTACTGTTTTTTGGTATACGGCCATACCGCGCCGCCCAGCAGGCTCTCGGTGAAAATATACGCGATGTTGTAAATTATTTACGTACTAAATCTGACTTCTATCTTTCTCAAACCGATCTTGATGCGAACTACCGTAAGCTCATATCCCAGCAAATACTGGTAAGCCAGCATCAGGATGCTGTACGTGAACTACTGTTCAAAAGCCGTTTAGTGGTTAGAGAATCTACCAATTACAGCCGTATGCTGCTGTTAACCTTTGTAGATTTAGTGGATTTGTTCGAGCAGATTATGGCTACACACTACGATTACAGCCATATGCACGAACAATACGGTCATACAGGTATATTGGAAGATATTGGCCATCTGCTACATCGTATGGGCGATGAACTGGACAATGTTGGCTATGCGGTTCTCTCCAATACCTCTTATGATTCTATTAAAAGGTTTGATGCTGATTTAGAGCAACTGAAAACTAAGATTGACGCCATTGGCGCAACCACTCCGCCCACGGCAAATATGGTCTTGAAAAAAGTGCTCATTAATTTGCGTGACTTAAGCCAGAAGATAGTAAATATTGCTAATTATCACACTATCCGGTCTTCCAAAAAGCTTATTGACAATCCTAACGAGGTTGATTATGCCCGCTTTGTATCCCATCAGGATTTTTCGCCGCAGGTGTTAATCAATAATTTAAGTTTTAAATCCTCAGCTTTTCGATTTGCTTTACGGGTATCCCTGGTATCATTGCTAGGGTTAATTATCACAAAATCCAGTGCTTTACTCTATTTAATTCATAGTGTAACGGGCAAGCAGGTTGCGTTCGGGCAGCATAGCTATTGGGTACTCTTAACCATTATTGTGATTTTGAAACCTGCGTACAGCTTATCCAAGCAACGTAACTTCCAACGTTTGGTGGGTACAATTGTAGGCGGCTTAATTGGAGTGGCTATACTAACCTTAGTGCATAATGGTACAGCTCAGGTTATAATTTTAGCCATACTGATGATTGGTGCCTACAGCTTTATCCGCATCAATTACATTGTCAGCATCATGTTCATGACGCCTTACGTACTTATTTTGTTCAAGTTTTTAGGTGTTGGCCATTTAAACGTGGCTGAAGAGCGTATTTTAGATACCATTATCGGTTCGGTAATTGCATTTGCCGCCAGCTACCTGGTGTTTCCAACCTGGGAATCGGAACAACTGAAAATAGCTATGCGCGATGTGATTACTGCTAATGTAAATTACCTGATTAAGATTGCAGAAAATATTACAGGGATAGCTGTAAGCGCCACTAATTACAAATTGGCTCGTAAAGACGTTTATATTAAATCTGCTGAGCTGGCAGGTGCTTTCGAGCGTATGAACTCTGAGCCTAAAGCACGGCAGATTAAAAACAAGGATGTACATAAATTTGTGGTGCTGAATCATATTTTGTCTTCATACATCGCCACTATAGCTTCAGGGTTATCAGGCAAAGAACTGCATAAAACACGCCCCGAAAACTTAAAAATGGTTAAGCGAAGTATTAATGTATTAAATGACACAGCTCGAAAACTGGGTGGAACGGCTATTGAATTTATTGGTGATAAGCCCATTGTAGCTGCACAGGAGCAATCCGAACTTTCGGGAGATGAAACATTGCTGAAGGACCAGTTAGGTTTTATTAATAAAATCAGTACAGATGTAGCAAAAGTATCTGACGATTATTTAAAATAA
- a CDS encoding GLPGLI family protein, translating into MKYLISLFTISCLLLSEVSYAQTNKRFTKEGSVEFEKTVNMFALIAKTINKENESFMQQAFDAYKKSKPQFVKLKSTLTFGNNQTLFAPVANNESAEGAFGDNPMVGQNNITYTNLSTNTSATQKTVFEEKFLVKDTVRKIKWKITDEVRDIAGYSCRRANALIMDSVYVVAFYTDEIPVSGGPESFTGLPGMILGVALPHENITWFATKVTDQTIAANIIKPPVKGKPVDNKQLQATFKSVMKDWGNYSQIALKAFLL; encoded by the coding sequence ATGAAATACCTTATCAGTTTGTTCACGATTTCTTGTTTGCTGCTTAGCGAAGTTAGCTATGCTCAAACTAATAAAAGGTTTACAAAAGAAGGCAGTGTTGAGTTTGAAAAAACAGTCAACATGTTTGCTTTGATTGCTAAAACCATTAATAAAGAAAATGAAAGTTTTATGCAGCAGGCATTTGATGCTTATAAAAAATCAAAGCCGCAGTTTGTAAAGCTTAAAAGCACTTTAACCTTCGGTAACAATCAAACGCTGTTTGCACCTGTGGCAAATAATGAAAGTGCAGAAGGTGCCTTTGGCGATAACCCGATGGTTGGTCAGAATAACATTACTTACACCAACCTATCAACCAATACTAGTGCCACCCAGAAAACAGTATTTGAAGAGAAGTTTTTGGTAAAAGACACCGTGCGCAAAATCAAGTGGAAAATCACTGATGAGGTGCGTGATATTGCCGGCTACTCTTGCCGTAGGGCTAATGCTTTAATTATGGATTCTGTTTATGTTGTAGCTTTTTACACAGATGAAATCCCGGTATCTGGCGGACCAGAATCTTTTACAGGCTTGCCCGGTATGATTTTAGGCGTAGCACTTCCGCATGAAAATATTACTTGGTTTGCTACCAAAGTAACTGACCAGACTATAGCTGCTAATATCATTAAACCACCGGTAAAAGGCAAACCTGTTGATAATAAACAGCTACAAGCTACCTTCAAATCTGTTATGAAAGATTGGGGTAATTATTCGCAAATTGCATTGAAAGCGTTTCTATTATAA
- a CDS encoding AraC family ligand binding domain-containing protein: MIKAYQLYTDTDGHSYFRTGNISQTVISKAESIRFQESPPGSVYDWHPAPTQQFVINLCGTLEFTTFKGETFILKPGEVLLAQDTTGSGHKWRLIDDSPWQRAYVVFSPDTELSFVPQGKVEDV, encoded by the coding sequence ATGATTAAAGCATATCAACTTTATACAGATACCGACGGGCACTCCTATTTTCGTACAGGTAATATATCGCAAACTGTAATTAGTAAAGCGGAATCTATCCGTTTTCAGGAATCTCCTCCGGGTTCGGTATATGATTGGCATCCGGCACCAACACAGCAGTTCGTCATTAACTTGTGTGGCACACTGGAGTTTACCACGTTTAAGGGAGAAACTTTTATATTAAAGCCTGGTGAAGTGTTGCTGGCACAAGATACTACCGGAAGTGGCCATAAATGGCGGTTAATTGATGATAGCCCTTGGCAAAGAGCGTATGTGGTATTCAGTCCAGATACGGAGTTGAGCTTTGTGCCACAAGGAAAGGTAGAGGATGTTTAA